Proteins encoded within one genomic window of Komagataella phaffii GS115 chromosome 3, complete sequence:
- a CDS encoding Nuclear pore membrane glycoprotein codes for MDFGSQRRRHRSVQRALVPEYILDVGSQRLFMISLFGLIQAWKVYDIMILKNESLRELLSKDSWISFSIPELNFVVKYLVLDGLFLWCLPVLKIPLLNFSILTTLIQITLMAAITILLSSDMSMPLAGILMSFWNLFFPKKELALLEDYIPTAEFEDQSPHLKGRTTIKYLPDSSAKLNPFYESHCMTNIYTDKIQMPIRFNSTSNLEFVQLEYRSFSNEVSYLNYTKKDLRRMLNRDSTELFKKEYAFNGNLYHSYRDDSNVISFIEVPLTQPGLYSLHQVYDSKLKRVRIAKNEVFIVSCPSAQLYNTKPDEHYCVGENQEVSAKIFGVPPLKVVYHAEIGNKLLNTNSVDIIDEDVESPLTKLQGLELKEQALKISTSIDKRKSLEWARTKSFTAPLSRGKIDEAGSYIYTLHQVIDGFGNRINYVPEVANNNLFYQFEAHPIIKGDLEEKDKKLVILQGSPKELLVSLDVSNAKKEAPYTVEIEFTSEDKKTKDIITKVFEASQVTRNKLPFQVKSPGTYTLKSIRSKFCQGEVGPSILTVTEAFAPSLNISSNPILDACIGTTGYKFDLQFLGTPPFEVDYKVYRLDSQNPNRVLTTKDVSTIIAKSNNEVFNYEPNTEGTYAIEFIGIRDKYYKKLPRLEKGKHRYTTYLKQRTRAGFVQDRKLQDVCNGDSASVLIKFDGKPPYKVNYEISDPLNQSQNFTVDSIMDNEYRIEMKDLLQGGTYNIKLLDVKDESNCNVVFQKSHAQVNVRKHKPHLQFGNAGKFELVEGQSLNIPLKSDTEKSISLHYTITDPNNPSLVKHTRISSLNPNKGLSVKSQGIYRLVGFNESVCPGIISSDSEVEISYKKKPSLKLLPSEDTIVGDNTNSWKLKPFCQGKKGYLDLLLEGEAPFFIEYAIKHPGGFLESKLDTTSRKKFSISLRSDIGGDYVYTILGIYDSVYFKSAIKELEKQSAYKFEPVLIDHHVYPLPDAHFITDRDAPEHHNPHLQADKKFSSFRRSSIYQTCLSNLNKRSLLRPLSISLSGQAPFQLKLKLFHEKSNTEEFVYLSDLPHEVEYYDIYSNLDIGNHVVSIVEVTDSGRCKQSDFTEHEMVAIHVNDIPKIEQISTISKDSKSLREDELEYCVGDQVAYSLSGVPPFKISYEFDGISQVAEVNKKTFKRRAYRPGKLTIASISDSSSKDCLVQLQDRADLEAVIYDIPSVEMTTGDSYLEGIHEGDKVELIFKLTGSPPFTLKYVRTDLKGKHANKEVIENIMDHEVRVWANMEGNYEPIEIQDAHCKAEKKVY; via the coding sequence ATGGACTTTGGTTCTCAAAGGAGAAGGCATAGATCTGTACAGAGAGCACTTGTCCCGGAGTATATACTTGATGTGGGTTCTCAGCGATTGTTCATGATCTCATTGTTTGGATTAATCCAAGCGTGGAAAGTGTACGATATtatgatcttgaaaaatgagaGTTTGAGGGAATTGCTGTCCAAAGATTCCTGGATAAGCTTCTCCATTCCAGAACTGAATTTTGTCGTGAAGTACTTAGTTCTTGATGGGCTATTTTTATGGTGTCTTCCGGTTTTGAAGATACCACTGCTAAACTTCTCCATTTTGACAACGTTGATACAGATAACGTTGATGGCCGCAATAACAATTCTATTAAGCTCTGATATGTCAATGCCATTGGCTGGTATACTAATGTCATTCTGGAATCTCTTCTTCcccaagaaagaacttgcCCTGCTTGAAGATTACATCCCAACtgcagagtttgaagacCAATCTCCCCATTTAAAGGGTAGAACTACGATCAAGTATTTACCAGACTCTTCAGCTAAACTCAATCCCTTTTATGAATCTCATTGTATGACGAATATCTATACAGACAAGATTCAGATGCCAATAAGATTTAATTCTACCAGTAATCTTGAATTTGTGCAACTGGAATACCgaagtttttcaaacgAAGTTTCATATCTAAATTACACCAAGAAAGACCTGCGCAGAATGCTTAACAGGGATTCTACTGAActattcaaaaaggaaTATGCTTTCAATGGGAATTTGTATCATTCCTACCGGGACGATTCCAACGTGATCTCATTTATTGAGGTGCCGTTGACGCAGCCTGGATTGTACAGTTTGCATCAAGTCTATGattccaaattgaaaaggGTTCGCATAGCCAAAAATGAAGTATTCATTGTAAGTTGCCCTTCTGCTCAATTATACAATACTAAACCAGATGAACACTACTGTGTGGGAGAAAATCAAGAGGTAAGTGCCAAGATCTTCGGTGTGCCACCCTTAAAAGTTGTTTATCATGCAGAAATTGGCAACAAGCTATTAAACACTAACTCAGttgatatcattgatgAGGATGTCGAGTCTCCTTTGACTAAGCTCCAAGGAttggagttgaaagaacaagCTCTCAAAATATCTACCTCTATTGataaaagaaaatctttaGAATGGGCCAGGACCAAGAGCTTCACAGCGCCTCTGTCAAGAGGGAAAATTGATGAAGCCGGTTCATATATTTATACCCTTCATCAGGTCATCGATGGGTTTGGTAATCGCATCAATTATGTCCCAGAAGTGGCGAACAATAATCTGTTTTATCAATTTGAAGCTCATCCAATAATAAAAGGAGAtctggaagagaaagataAAAAACTGGTTATCCTCCAAGGTAGCCCGAAAGAACTGTTGGTCTCCTTGGATGTCTCCAACGCTAAAAAGGAGGCCCCCTATACAGTTGAAATAGAGTTCACCAGTGAAGACAAGAAGACTAAGGACATAATAACAAAGGTTTTCGAAGCATCTCAGGTGACTAGGAATAAACTTCCTTTCCAAGTTAAGAGCCCAGGTACGTACACCCTCAAGTCGATCAGATCTAAATTTTGTCAAGGAGAGGTTGGACCTTCGATACTCACTGTCACCGAAGCATTTGCCCCCTCCCTTAACATTTCAAGTAATCCGATACTTGATGCCTGTATCGGAACAACAGGTTATAAGTTTGATCTTCAGTTCCTTGGTACCCCTCcatttgaagttgattATAAAGTCTATCGATTGGATTCGCAAAATCCTAACAGAGTGCTAACCACAAAAGATGTTTCAACCATCATAGCAAAGTCAAATAATGAAGTTTTCAACTACGAGCCAAATACTGAGGGTACTTATGCCATAGAATTTATTGGCATACGTGACAAGTATTACAAGAAACTTCCTCGCCTTGAAAAAGGGAAGCATCGATATACAACCTACTTGAAACAAAGGACTCGAGCTGGATTCGTCCAAGATAGAAAACTGCAAGATGTCTGTAATGGTGACTCTGCCTCTGTCCTCATCAAATTTGATGGAAAACCCCCATACAAAGTCAACTATGAGATATCTGACCCCCTTAATCAATCGCAGAACTTTACGGTTGACTCCATTATGGACAATGAATACAGGATTGAAATGAAAGATCTTTTGCAGGGAGGAACGTATAATATTAAACTGCTTGATGTCAAAGATGAGTCAAATTGTAATGTTGTTTTCCAGAAATCTCACGCCCAGGTAAATGTTCGAAAGCACAAACCACATTTGCAGTTTGGAAATGCAGGAAAGTTTGAGCTGGTTGAAGGTCAGAGCTTGAACATTCCGTTGAAGAGTGATACTGAAAAGTCAATTTCCCTTCATTATACAATCACTGATCCTAATAACCCTTCATTGGTGAAACACACACGTATTTCTAGCTTGAACCCAAACAAAGGATTGTCTGTAAAGAGTCAAGGCATATACCGCTTAGTGGGATTCAATGAGTCTGTATGTCCCGGAATTATATCTAGCGACAGCGAAGTTGAAATTTCAtacaagaagaaaccatcGTTGAAACTGCTACCTTCGGAGGATACAATAGTAGGTGACAATACGAATTCCTGGAAACTGAAACCGTTTTGTCAAGGGAAAAAGGGCTATTTAGATTTATTACTTGAAGGTGAAGCCCCCTTTTTCATCGAGTACGCTATCAAGCACCCTGGAGGATTCTTGGAGAGCAAGCTAGACACCACATCcagaaaaaagttttccatcAGTTTGCGATCAGATATTGGGGGTGATTACGTTTATACCATACTAGGCATTTATGATTCTGTCTATTTCAAATCTGCTATAAAGGAACTAGAAAAGCAGAGTGCTTACAAGTTTGAACCAGTCTTAATTGATCATCATGTCTATCCTTTGCCTGACGCCCACTTCATTACAGATAGAGATGCTCCTGAACATCACAATCCTCATTTACAAGCtgacaaaaaattttcctCATTCAGAAGGTCCAGCATTTATCAAACATGTTTGTCCAACCTTAATAAAAGATCTCTATTGAGACCACTATCAATATCCTTATCTGGACAGGCGCCATTCCAGCTTaaactgaaactttttcacGAGAAATCCAACACTGAGGAATTTGTTTACCTATCCGACTTACCACATGAAGTCGAGTATTACGATATCTATTCTAATTTGGACATTGGAAACCATGTAGTGTCTATCGTGGAAGTGACTGATTCCGGACGTTGCAAACAGAGCGATTTCACTGAACACGAAATGGTTGCCATTCATGTTAATGAtattccaaagattgagCAGATTTCAactatttcaaaagattccaagTCCCTAAGAGAAGATGAACTAGAATACTGTGTAGGAGACCAGGTTGCTTATTCGTTGTCAGGGGTTCCTCCCTTCAAAATATCCTACGAATTTGATGGCATTTCCCAAGTAGCTGAAGTAAACAAGAAGACTTTCAAGCGACGTGCTTATCGACCTGGAAAACTTACAATTGCCAGTATTTCAGACTCCTCATCCAAGGACTGTTTAGTCCAGCTTCAAGACAGAGCAGACCTGGAGGCTGTCATTTATGATATTCCCTCCGTGGAAATGACCACCGGAGACTCCTATTTGGAAGGTATACATGAAGGGGATAAAGTGGAGTTGATTTTCAAGTTAACTGGATCTCCACCCTTTACCTTAAAGTACGTCAGAACGGATCTCAAGGGAAAACATGCCAATAAAGAAGTAATAGAAAACATCATGGATCATGAAGTCCGAGTATGGGCAAACATGGAAGGAAATTATGAGCCTATCGAAATCCAAGATGCTCATTGTAAAGCTGAAAAGAAGGTATATTAG